Part of the Methylomonas sp. AM2-LC genome, ATGCAAAGCCGAAATCGGGTGCTTTTCTGCGTATTCTAAAAACGCTAATTTAATGTCGATCTGCTTTTTGACAAATTCGCGATGCTCAGCATTCAGGCCATCCCATTTATTCAGACCAATAATCAAGGCCCGGCCAGCTTCCAGAATTAAACCTAAAATATGCGCATCCTGATCAGTGACGCCTTCAACCGCATCGATTAAATAAATGACCACATGCGATTTTTCAATGGCTTGCAACGATTTAATAATGCTGAACTTTTCTACCAGCAGGGATACTTTGGCGCGTCTGCGCATGCCTGCGGTGTCGATCAGGGTAAACTTTTGGCCGTTACGTTCAAAAGGAATATAAATACTGTCACGCGTGGTGCCCGCTTCATCAAACACCACCACACGTTCTTCACCCAATAGGCGGTTAACCAGGGTGGATTTACCCACATTCGGGCGGCCCACTATGGCAATAGCAATGCCTTTTTCCTGTTCTTCAATATCGTCGTCAGTGACAGGCAACAGCTCGTCAATACGCTCGAGCAGTTCGTGGATATTACGACCGTGTGTGGCGGCAATGGGAATGGGTTCGCCTAAGGCTAAACTGTAGAAATCGTGAGTGACGGTATCGCTGTTGATGCCATCCATTTTATTGATGACCAAAACCACGGGTTTTGCCAGTTTACGCAAGGATTCTGCAATCATTTCGTCGCTGGCATTTAAACCGTCGCGCGCATCCACCAAAAAGAAGATGACGTCAGCTTCTTGCAGGGCAATATCCACCTGTTTTCTGGAAAAAGCATCAATGCCATCGCCGTCGTCAGAAATACCGCCAGTGTCAACCACCAGACAATCACGTTCACCACGTTTTACCCGGCCATATTGGCGGTCGCGGGTTAGACCCGGATAATCGGCCACCAGCGCCTCACGACTGCGCGTTAAATAATTAAACAGGGTAGATTTGCCGACATTCGGTCGACCCACTAAAGCAATAACTGGGAGCATTTTATCTCACTTTCAAGGCAGCGAGGATGCCGTCTTTTGAATATACGTAAACGATACCGTCAACAATGACGGGCTTGGTTTCAATGGCAGCTTTCGATACTTTTATACGGCCCAACAGACGGCCATCCATGGTTGAAAGCCAATGTACATAACCTTCAAAATCACCCACTACCACATATTTTTCATAATTAATCGCCGCACTAAGCTGGCGATTGTGTAAATCTTTTTGTTTCCATAACGAACCGCCGTTGCGCTGGTCCACTTGCCAGACTTCGCCATGGGTATCACTGATGTATAAATAACGGGAGTCGTAACTAATGCCGGTATAAGAGGATACGTTTTCGTTACGCCAGATGACTTCACCATCGGATTTAGAAACGGCGGCTGTTCCTCCTTGATAACTGCAAACATATAATGAGGCTCGGCTTTCCACCGGATCAACATCCAAATCAACCAAACGATCCACTTCAGAACGGCCGCTGGGTATGGAAATGGTCGATTCCCATAACACTTTGCCGTCTTTAATCTGAATGTCCAGTAATTTGCCGTTGGCTGCACCTACAATCATACTGTCATCCAGCACCAGCGGTGTACCAGCACCACGGATACTTAAAGCAGGCACGCTATGTTCAGCAGACCATTGTACGCCGCCATCTTCTTCGCGTAATGAGATGATTTTGCCATCGGTGGTACGTACGATGACTTTGCCTTCAGCGATCACCGGCACCGCCAGTACTTCACTGGATACGGTGGTACTCCATTTAAGTGCGCCGGTGTTAATATCAAACGCTAATACTTCGCCATGGTTAGTACCCATAATCAGCACTTGTCTACCTAGGCCGGGGCCAGCGGCAAAGTTATATTCGGTTTTAGTTTCCCAGCGAATTTCGCCATCAATAACCGAACGCGCTTGCAGCAAACCACGAAAATCGGCAACGTAAATAATACCGTCACGTACTTTAGGTAGCAATTTTAGCGATTTATTATCGGCACCCACTCCAACGGAATCGGACCATAATAAATCTACCTGTATTTCACCCTGATAATCTTCCGCCAGTTTTGCGGGTGGGTCAGCCGTATCGTCATCCGCAAACAAATCGGTAATCCCGGACATCATATCGCCCATGGTATCCAAACCCGCACAACCAGTTAACAATAACAGGCAGCAGAAAAAAACTGAAACAGAGAGTGGCGGGCGATTACGGAAAAATAACATGGTGGCCAATGCCTATTTTGCGGGTGTTGCAGTGAAAGCCGGGGCCGAAATATCGTCCAGTTTAAATTGAATTAACGGCGTAGCCTGGCCAGTTCTGATGGCGCTTTGATAAGCAGTACGTGCTTCATCCAATCTGTCCATCGCTACATAGATATCGCCTTGCAATTCGTCGTAATTGGCGGCAAATCCTTCGCTAGTGGCAGGATCAACGCTTGCAATCAACTGTAAACCTTGTTCATACTGCTTAGTAGCAATGTCCAGTTCAATCAGGCGCAAGCGTGCCAAATGTTTAATTTCGTCGCTATCCGTGGTTTTAATTTGCTTGTCCAAAATGGCTTTGGCCGCTTCCAGATCGCCTTTTTGCACTTTAACTTTAGCTAATTCCAACGCAGCAAATTGCGCATAGGCAGAACTGGCATATTCTTTATTTAATTTTTCTGCGATTTTTTCAACCCCATCCAAATTATTTTTGGCGGCATTATCCAGCATTTCTTGAAAAGCCTGCGAAGCCTGAGTGCGGATTTCCTGCTGGTAACGTTGCCAAAAATTAGCGCCACTGACAATCACAATGGCGGTTATAACACCAATGATGACCGAGGTTTGATTAACGCTCCACCATCTTTTAAATTGTTCAATTTGTTCTTCTTCAGTATCGTAAATTGCCACGTCGTGTCTCTTATGCAGTTGTAAGGAATTAGTTGGTATGCCAGTGATGCAAGGTATTGAGTAAATCTGCAAAGGGCAGGGTAGTTTGTTCCTGCTCAATGCGTAAAGATTTTAAAGCCGCCACCTGCTGCGCCACTTCGTCGTCGCCCAGTATAATGGCATAGCTAGCACCGGATTTATCCGCTTTTTTAA contains:
- the der gene encoding ribosome biogenesis GTPase Der, which translates into the protein MLPVIALVGRPNVGKSTLFNYLTRSREALVADYPGLTRDRQYGRVKRGERDCLVVDTGGISDDGDGIDAFSRKQVDIALQEADVIFFLVDARDGLNASDEMIAESLRKLAKPVVLVINKMDGINSDTVTHDFYSLALGEPIPIAATHGRNIHELLERIDELLPVTDDDIEEQEKGIAIAIVGRPNVGKSTLVNRLLGEERVVVFDEAGTTRDSIYIPFERNGQKFTLIDTAGMRRRAKVSLLVEKFSIIKSLQAIEKSHVVIYLIDAVEGVTDQDAHILGLILEAGRALIIGLNKWDGLNAEHREFVKKQIDIKLAFLEYAEKHPISALHGSGVGKLFDTVHSLYDSAMIDMSTPLLTRILNDALAAHQPPLVSGRRIKLKYAHQGGRNPPIVVIHGVQTDALPGAYIRYLMNYYREQLQLKGTQVRLVFKSPANPFEGQKNKLTEHQQKKRRRLVTYRKSQKKT
- the bamB gene encoding outer membrane protein assembly factor BamB — encoded protein: MLFFRNRPPLSVSVFFCCLLLLTGCAGLDTMGDMMSGITDLFADDDTADPPAKLAEDYQGEIQVDLLWSDSVGVGADNKSLKLLPKVRDGIIYVADFRGLLQARSVIDGEIRWETKTEYNFAAGPGLGRQVLIMGTNHGEVLAFDINTGALKWSTTVSSEVLAVPVIAEGKVIVRTTDGKIISLREEDGGVQWSAEHSVPALSIRGAGTPLVLDDSMIVGAANGKLLDIQIKDGKVLWESTISIPSGRSEVDRLVDLDVDPVESRASLYVCSYQGGTAAVSKSDGEVIWRNENVSSYTGISYDSRYLYISDTHGEVWQVDQRNGGSLWKQKDLHNRQLSAAINYEKYVVVGDFEGYVHWLSTMDGRLLGRIKVSKAAIETKPVIVDGIVYVYSKDGILAALKVR
- a CDS encoding tetratricopeptide repeat protein, which codes for MAIYDTEEEQIEQFKRWWSVNQTSVIIGVITAIVIVSGANFWQRYQQEIRTQASQAFQEMLDNAAKNNLDGVEKIAEKLNKEYASSAYAQFAALELAKVKVQKGDLEAAKAILDKQIKTTDSDEIKHLARLRLIELDIATKQYEQGLQLIASVDPATSEGFAANYDELQGDIYVAMDRLDEARTAYQSAIRTGQATPLIQFKLDDISAPAFTATPAK